From the genome of Clostridiaceae bacterium:
CTTAGCTAACCTAACCAATTCATCACAATCTATAAACTCATCTGTCTGGTGCGCTCCTCCATATTCGTCAAAATCCCTTCCTATGCCAAAGCTTATGGCACGAGGGCTCCCATATTTTATAAAAAGTGAAAGATCTGACAAGCAAGAACCGCAAACAGTAAGTGGTCCGTTTCCAATCTTTTCAGACACCTCATTAAGCAGTTTTATAACAGGATTATTATCTTGGGAGGGTGCGTAATGGAAAAATCTAGTAGTTGGTTTTATTTCTACCAGTTCCAATCCCAAAGCATCAAGTTTTGGCTTAAGAACTTCTTTCATTAATTTAAACTCTTCCTGAATCTCTTTTTCTGTCTTTGTCGTATAAAACACAACATTAATATAGCCAACATCCAGGTCATTTCCAGCCTTGCCCGCAGTAAACTCCATTATCCTCATGGAAGTATCAGGAATAACAGTTCCGGTATAATGGGGATCTGCAGATATTTCTTGCAGACGTCTCTCCTTAAATTTAAAAAATTCTTCTTTTACCAGAAAAAGCCCATCAGCAACAACTGCACATGAATCCACAGGTGTCTTTGATCGTACTGTAGCTTTTACAACCTGGCCTCCGATCGCACAATTCCATATTTCAAATTTTTTACAATCCATATTTAAGTAGTCATCGCAGGGATATTTAAGGCAAGAAGCAAGTGCGCCGTTACCTCCGCCGTGCTCTTCATCTGAATAAGCTGTAAAGAACAAATCATAGTCAAGGATAATTCCTAAATCCTTTAATAGTCTCATTAGAAAAATGGCAACAGCAATACCATATTTGTCATCACAAGCACCTCTCCCCCAAATACGCCCGTCACGGATTATTCCTCCCAAGGGTGGAACACTCCATTTTGATTCATCCCCAACAGGCATGGTATCAGAATGTGCCGCAAGCATAAGCTTTCTTTTAGGTTCTTTACTTTGACCGGCCGCCAAATAATTCCCAGGAATCCAGGCAGTAACATTAGGCCGGTTATGTAACGATCTTCCAGGCAGATAATCAGGATGTGAAGTCATTCCTTCTACCGAGTCCGGAGAATATAAATCTGCCTGGACTCCCATGTCTTGAAATAGTTTAAGAATGTACTGCGCACATTCTAGTTCGTTTCCATAGGAACCAAAGTTTTCAGAATTTGTTTGGATTAGTTTAGAAAGTATATTAAAAAGTTCATCTTTCCGCTCTTCAATTGCGTTAATTAATTTTTCATGTAAATCGTTCATGATACACCAACCTATTCCTAATTTTGGGGCATAAAAGCATGAAAGCATGGGGACGGTTCTTCTGCTTCCGTCAAAACAGAAGCAGAAGAACCGTCCCCATGCTTCAAAATGTATTATTCTTCATCGTCACTGCTATATTCTTCACAGCAGCAATCATCATGATCAATCTCTATTTCACCGTCACATTCAGGACACCGCAGGGTATTATCATCTTCAAGCATGTCTTCATAAACGTCAAATTTCTCTTTACAATGCGGGCATTCTATCTCTCCGATGTATTCAACATCGTCTTCTTCATCTTCATTCTCATCTTCATAGTCTTCAAACACAATAGTCTCGAGTTCTGCAAGATCTTCATCAATACTATCAATATGTTCACTCATTTCATCCTGAGTTTCCTGCAAATAATCAATCTCACCAGCTATATCATCTAAAACTTCAATTATTGCTTTAAGTAACTTACCTTCGTTTGTTGCATCTCCTATCTGCATACCGTCAGCAAGGCCTTTTAAGTATGATACTCTCTCCTTAATAAACATTCTCAAGCACCTCCCATTATCTATATTATAGTCTTAATTCTCTTACCATTATACTATTTCCCATATAATATAAATCTTATACTCTTTCAATATACTCTCCGGTTCTTGTATCTATCCTTATTATGTCTCCTTCATTTACAAACAACGGAACTTTTATGGTGGCACCTGTTTCTACAGTTGCAGGCTTTGTAGTTCCGGTAGCTGTGTCTCCCTTGAAACCAGGTTCGGTATGAGTAACTTCCAGTTCTACAAAAGTGGGAGGCTCAATTCCAAAAATATTACCTTTATATGAGAGTATTTTTACTATCATATTTTCTTTGACAAATTTTAAGTGATCTCCAATCTGCTCAGAACTTAGAGGCAACTGTTCGAAGGTTTCTGTATCCATAAAATAATATAATTCACCATCATTATACAGATATTGCATATCCCTTCTATCTATATGAGCTTTGGGCATTTTATCGGTAGGAGCAAATGTTTTTTCAATTGTAGCACCAGTAACAATGTTTTTCAGCTTGGTTCTTACGAAAGCTGCTCCTTTTCCTGGCTTTACATGTTGAAATTCTACAACCTGATATACCTGTCCATCCATATCAAAAGTAATTCCGTTTTTAAATTCTCCTGCAGATATCATTTAAATGTTCCTCCTTTATAAAAAAATAAACAAATTAAATTTAACCAACCAATTAAGCAAATCACACTAAATTATAACCAATTACTACAAAATTATATAAATTATATTAGATTAAAAACAGCCTAATATCAAGTACATTATTAATATATGTTAATTATATCCTTTCAAATTTATGTTGAATAGTGTTTTACCAAGTATTTTGCAGTGTTTTTTTATAGTATTATCATCTCTTTTGTTGCTCCTGTTAAAACTATAGGTGAGTTATCATTAATTACAATCATATCCTCTATCCTCACTCCACCCAGGCCGGTTATATATATGCCAGGTTCAACGGTCACAACCATTCCGTTTTCCATTTCTGTATTTCCTGCATAGGGTGAAAATCTTGGTTCCTCATGTATTTCAAGGCCTACCCCATGGCCAAGGCCATGACCGAAATTTTCTCCATAGCCTGCTTTTGTAATAATATCTCTTGCAATATAATCTACTTCCGAACCTTTCATGCCTTTGGCTGCTTTTTCCAATGATTTTTGTTGAGCTTCTAATACAATAGAATATATATTTCTTAGCTCTTCATCTGCTTTACCTAAAAAAAATGTACGGGTTATGTCGGAACAATATCCTTTATATAAAGCTCCATAGTCTAAAGTAACAACATCTCCAAACTCCAACTTTTTTTCTGAAGCAACTCCGTGAGGCATCGCTGCGCGCTTTCCTGATGCGACTATAATATCAAAAGATGCACTGGCAGCACCCTGTTTTCTCATAAAGTATTCAATCTCAGCAGCTACTTCTATCTCAGCCATTCCGGGCTTGATAAATTTAAGTATATAAGCGTATGCATTATCAGCTATTTCAACTGCTTTTTTTATAGTATTTATTTCTTCCTGATCTTTTATAATTCTTAAGTTTTCCAATATACCATTAAGTGGTACCAACTCCATATTCCCTAATTTTTCTTTGTATTCCATTAATCTGCCAAAAGGTATGGCCATTTCTTCAAAACCCAGTGTTTTTATATTTCTGTCCAGCAGAATATTAGAAACAAAGTCTGACAATGTACCTGAATACTTAATAACCTGAAAATCAGGTGACTGTTTTTCCGCCTGCTCTACATATCTGAAATCCGTCACAAGCAAAGCTTCATCTTTAGTAATAATCAAATTGGCGGAAGTACCTGTAAAACCGGATAAGTAAAAATAATTTTCACGCTTTGTTACCAATACGGCATCCAGGTTTTTTTGAATCATCTTTTCTCTCAGTTTCTTTAACCTGTTTTCAATATGAAGCATTCTTTGTCTTCTCCTTCCAAATCATATGAATAAAAATCATTTAAACACTATACTTAATCGGCGAATAATTTGCAGGCATGAACTGCAAGAATATAGCTCCCGACTCCGAATCCACTAATCTGTCCTTTGCATACAGGTGAAATAACAGACTTGCTTCTAAATTCCTCTCTGTTATATATATTTGACATATGAACTTCAATAACTGGTATATCAACTGCTTTAACAGCATCCCTGATTGCAATGCTGTAATGAGTGTAGGCACCTGCATTTAGAATAACTGCGAAATATTCCTCCCTGGCTTTATGTATCAGGTCAATAATGTCACCCTCATGGTTGGATTGAAAGAAATCAACACTAAACCCTATTTTATTCGCTTCCTGCCGCACCATTTCTTCTATATCTTTCAGAGTTGCAGAACCATAAACATCTCTTTCCCTTGTTCCAAGAAGATTTAGATTTGGGCCGTTTATTACAAGGATTTTTTTCATAAATATTTCATCACCCACTTTTTCTAACTCGTATTATATTAATCTAAAAAACATTTTACATTTTATTTAATAAGTTTTCATATATTTTTTTCATCTTGAGAGCATCCTCTGCCATGAAATCTCTTGATTCACAAATAATTACCGGCTCCATTTTCTTCTTAATCAAAACCACTGCCAGATGTTCAAACTCAGGACCATACTGGGTATCTTCCATTGTCCAGTGTTTTTTTTCTCCTCCTTGTGAATATTCCACACGGCTAAAATGTATATGCAACCTTTTCATTCTCTCTGTTCCCAATTCATTTCCTATATAATCTATAATATTTTCAAAGTCCCGGGGAGTATTCAGTGAGCCCATTCCTCTGGCATGAATATGTCCAAAATCAATAGTTGGAATTAGTCTTTCATCTATTTTGCACATCTCCACAATTTCTTCAATGGTACCGAGCTGGTTTACCTTGCCAAGAACCTCAGGGCAAATGGTAATATGAGAAAGGCCCATGGAATCAGCCTCTTTTATAGTATCTCTCAGAACCTGTATTGCCAGTTCCAAGGCAAACCTTCTATCCATTTTTGTACATGATCCTGTATGGACTACCACCCTTTCTGCCTGCATCCAGTTGGCAACTTTCATGGTATCAAGAATATAATTCTTGGAATTAGTGCGTTTGCTCTCCTCCTGGCTTGAAAGGTTTATATAGTAAGGAGCATGAATACTAATGAATACATTGTTTTTTAATGCTTCTTCTCCTATTGCCTTTGCGGTAGATTCTCTTATATTCACACCTCTGTTACACTGGTATTCATAGGCGTTAAGACCCATGCCGGCAAGCCAGCCGGGCATCTGCAGAGACGATTTAAAGCCTTGGTCATAAAAACTTTGTGAATTCCCCGAGGGGCCAAATCTTATCATCTTTTTCTCCCTTCATCAATATTTACAATTATTATACATTTTGTTTTCAACAAATATTAGTTTTCTATAAATTTATGTCTTATCATGTCCGGATGGAACAATCTCTTCCATATAATTCTTCAGTTCCATCACGGCACTCCCGGCCTTTCTAAATAACCCATATACTTTTAAATTATCCCTAAAATAGAATACCTAAATACCATTTTAAAATGTCCCATCCCCATAAAAGCGTTACAAAAGTACCTGTTACAATGAAAGGTCCAAAAGCTATCGTGCTTTTCCTGTTCTTAACCCTGAAGATAATAAGAATGAAACTAGTGAATCCTCCAAGAAAGATTGACACCAGGAGAGCAACTATTGTCATTTTCCATCCCAGGAAAAAACCTATAGGTATGAATATCTTTACATCTCCCATACCTATGGCTTGATCAGTTTTATAAAACAATAATGCCGTCAGAGATGTCAAAAATAGAATACCCGAACCTGTTACTGCTCCAAGAATAGGGTTCCACCATTTCCTGTCACCGAATATTATAACAGGTTGGAACAGATTATATATAAACAAAAAAAATCCACCTGCCAAACCTGCCAGAACAAGTTTATCAGGTATTATTTTTTTATCGATATCTATAAATAGTACAACCAGTAGTATGCCCATTATATATATACATGCAAAAAAGTCAATACTAAGCCCATATTTTAAATATAAGAGCATATATGTCAAACCTGTCAGCAATTCTACCAAAATGCTTCTTATTCTGCATTCGGTATAAAATTTACAGTTTCGGTTTCTGGTAATTAAATGTTTAATTGAATCTACTATTGACTGATTCCTGGGAATGCTGTAAATGCATATATTCAAAAATGAGCCTACAAAAAGCCCTGCAATAAATATTAAAATAACCACGGCTATATTAGCAGTTGTAAAATTAACAGTGTAAATATTATTATTCATTATCTTTACAACACAAATATAAATTCTTCTAAAAAGTTATATATTCAAGTAGTTATATATATTTCAATAACAAATCCTGAACTTGTTCTGAAAGTGTGCTGGGTATTTTTGTATCCGTCCATATTTCATATGCTTGTATGCCTTGCGATATCAGCATTCCAAAACCATTAACTATGGTACAGCCACATTCTTCGGCTCTTGCAAGAAATAATGTTTTTCTTGGATTGTATATTACATCAAAAACTATCTGGTTTTTAGAAAATCTGAAATCCTTATTTAAAGGAGTTCTTTCTGTGTCCGGATACATCCCTAATGGAGTTGTGTTAACCAATATGTCTGCTTCAGACAGGGCTAATGTACTTTCCTTACTGTCCAGATTAACAGCCAGGGCAACATTCCCTATTTTATCATTTATCCTACTTGCTATTTCCTCTGCTTTTTGCAAGGTTCTGTTTATTATATATATTTTTCTGGATTCTTCAAGAGCAATTTTAACTGCAAGAGCTCTTGCCGTTCCTCCTGCTCCAATAATAGCAACGGTTTTGTCTTTAAATGTTGCCTTTGCCTCTTTGGTAAAGGACTGAACAAATCCCCTGGCATCGGTATTAAAACCAAATAATTTTCCTTCAATATTTTTAACTGTATTCACAGATCCCATAAGTTCAGCTTCTTCAGTTATCTCATCAAGATAGCTTATAATACTTTCTTTGTACGGGATAGTCACATTAAATCCAAGAACATTCAGACATTTTAGCCCTTTTACCGCACATCCCAGGTCACTTCCTTCAACTTTAAAAGGCACATAAATTATATTCAATCCCAGTTGCCTGCTTAAAGTATTATGAAGCTGAGGTGATATTGAATGCTCAATAGGATTTCCTATTATGCCAATTACTCTTGTTTTACCTGTAACCATGCTTTCAATGTCCATATTATACCACCCTTTAACCAGCTTCGGTTAAACTATCCATTAACTTATTAATAGTTTGTCAATAAATTTCTTTAGTCGGAACATTTACTAATAATCCACATAAAGATCTGACTAATAATTAATACTTATACAACTTTGCGGAACGCATCCTATAATCATGGTATTTTTTTAATATATATTTTTCAGGCCATCTTTTTAATTTAACAAAGAAAAATTCTTTTTTATGTAATGGCTTAACAAGTATGGTTAACATACCAAGCCTGTTTCCTCCATAAATATCTGTAAAAATCTGATCTCCTACTACTGCAGTCTCCTCAGGTTTTGTGCCCATTAGTACCATTGCTCTTTTATAAGCTCCCAGAAAGGGTTTTACCGCCCTGTGAATTGCATATACTTTTAATTTTTCATTAAATTTTTCTACCCTTTTTTTCGTTGCGTTAGATACAATACATATTTCAAATCCATTTTCCTTTAATCTTTCTATCCATTGAAATGCCTTGTCATCTGCTTCTGATACATGTGACGGAACCAGAGTATTGTCAATGTCCAAAATTAATCCCTTTATATTCTTCTTTTTTAACATGTCCAGATCTATATCCTGTACCTTGTCTAAATACGCATCTGGGAAAAAAATTTCTACCATTAAATACCTCCAGTAAATCTATTATATAGCGCAATGCACCTATAAAAGACTATAATCATAATGTAATTATGATTATAATAACAAATCATCAATATTATATCAATGCTTGAATAATCTTATTCCGGAGCATATAATCCTCCCGAGATCGTAGCTACCATTCTGCCACAACTCCATCAAAGGTACGCCATACCGGATTCTTCCAGTTGTGGCCGATCTTTGCCATCTCTTTCACTTTTTCTTCGTTCACAGTAATACCAAGGCCGGGCTTCATAAGTTTGCTTACATATCCCTGTTTGTATTCAAAAACTCCAGGATCTTCTAAATAATCAAGCAGATCTGCACCCTGATTATAATGAATTTCCAGGCTTTGTTCCTGAATAAAGGCATTTGGAGTACAGAAATCCAATTGGAGGCAAGCGGCCAATGCAATTGGACCTAACGGGCAGTGCGGAGCTACTGCAACATCGTAGGCCTCAGCCATCGCAGCTATTTTCTTTACTTCAAGGATACCTCCGGCATGGCTCAAATCAGGCTGAATTATATCTACTCCACCTGCATGCAGCATGTTTTTAAAGCCCCATCGCGTATAATTTCTTTCTCCTGTTGCTATGGGTATGCAGGTATGTCTTCGAAGCTCAGCGAAAACTTCCTCATTTTCTGTAAGTACTGGCTCTTCAACAAACATTAACTTGTAGGGTTCCAGTTCTTTCATCAACACTCGCGCCATAGCCTTATGTACACGTCCATGGAAATCTACTGCTATGTCCAGGCCGTATCCTACTTCATCTCTTATGGCACCTACCCGGTCAAGAACTTCCTGGACTTTTTTAAAGTTATCAATCCATGCAACTTCTTCGGTTGCGTTCATTTTTATGGCTGTATATCCCTGACTGAGCTTTTCTTTTGCAGCTTCAGCTACATTGGAAGGCCTGTCTCCACCAATCCAGCAGTATACTCTTACTTTATCCCTTACTGAACCTCCCAGCAGTTCGTAGACAGGTACATTTAAATATTTCCCTTTAATATCCCAAAGTGCTTGTTCAATACCAGAAATGGCACTGCACAAAATAGGGCCTCCACGATAAAAAGCACCGCGGTATAAAACCTGCCATATATCTTCAATATCATTTGCGTTTCTACCAATGACATATTCTTTCATTTCCTCTACAGCAGCCGCTACAGTATCTGCTTTCCCCTCGACAATAGGTTCTCCCCAGCCAACTAAGCCTGATTCTGTTGTGATTTTGAGAAACAGCCACCTTGGAGGCACTTTAAAAAGTTCCATAGTTTTAATCTTCACACTAATCCACCTGCTATTCTTAAAATTTAACTTTACATCATAATAACATGATACTTGAATTTATATGCAAAGTCTATTATTATTCTTGTACATAATTATCATGTTAATATATTATTTATTAAATAATCCATGTCATATTTTATTTTTTGTCATTCAATACTAGATTTTTGCTTTTAAAAGTAGCATAATAAATATAATTATATTATGTATTTATATACATTAATGAATTTTTTTATAATATTTATAATATTATTCTAGACTGTGAAAGGAGTTATATAATAATGTCTTTAAAGATAAGCATTCAAAAAACAAGTTCTCCAAAAGAAAAACCTGACCAGAATAAGCTAGGATTTGGAAAATATTTTACAGACCATATGTTCATTATGGATTATACAGAAGGAAAAGGATGGCATGATGCCAGAATAGTTCCTTATGGACCCTTAGAAGTAAATCCTGCTATTTCAGTTATTCACTATGGACAAGCAATTTTTGAAGGTCTTAAAGCTTACAGGACAAAAGAAGGAAAAATCTTACTGTTCAGACCATGGGAAAATATGAAAAGAATGAATGCAAGTGCTGACAGATTATGTATGCCGCAAATTGATGTTGATGGTGCTGTTGAAGCTATAAAAACTCTCGTGAATATTGATAAGGATTGGATTCCAACTGCAGAAGGCACTTCTTTGTACATAAGGCCGTTTATGTTTTCAACAGATCCCTATCTTGGAGTAAAACCTTCTTTAACTTATAAGTTTGTTATAATTCTGTCCCCTGTTGGCGCTTATTATCCCCAGGGAATCAATCCGGTAAGCATATATGTAGAAAATGAATATGTACGTGCAGTAAGAGGCGGAACAGGTGCAGCAAAAGCAGGAGGAAATTATGCTGCCAGTCTTAAGGCGCAAGCTATTGCTGAGAAAAAAGGTTACATCCAGGTTCTGTGGCTTGATGGTGTGGAAAGAAAATATGTTGAGGAAGTCGGATCAATGAATGTATTTTTCAAGATTGATGGAGAAGTTGTAACTCCGGCTCTTCAGGGAAGTATTTTACCTGGAATTACCAGGGCTTCATGCATTGAACTTCTAAAAAGCTTTGGCATAAAAGTTACGGAAAGAAAGATATCCGCACAGGAGTTATTTGATGCCCATGCCGAGGGAAAACTGGAAGAAGCTTTCGGTACCGGTACTGCCGCTGTTATTTCACCAATTGGAGAATTAAACTGGAACAACAATAAAATTATTATAAACGACGGCAAAATAGGCCAAATCTCCAAAAAGCTTTATGATACACTTACAGGTATCCAGTATGGTGTCCTGGAGGACAAATTTAACTGGACAGTTGAGGTATAACCTGAGAACAAGGATGAGAACAAAGGTGAAGCAAGGGGACGGTTCTTATGCTTCCACGGCTATGGAAGCATAAGAACCGTCCCCTTGCTTCTAAATTCTTATCATATTTTTTTATTTATCTAATAGAATTCTTATAGAAATAATTATAATCATAAAAAAGGGTTTTGGCATTGAAGGTTAAAAAGCCCATCTGGGTGTTATACTTAGATCAACTGTTATTACCTTTAATATGTATATTATTTATATTATTACTGATGTCTTTTTCCAAAACGGCAGTTGTATCAGCCTCTGAAGGACTGAGTCTCTGGATCAATATTGTATTCCCTTCCCTCTTTCCTTTTTTTGTAGCATCCTATGTATTAAACAGCACAGGTTTCATGAAAGCAGCAGGAGTGTTATTTGAACCTATAATGTGGCCTCTTTTTAAAATACCGGGCTGCGGATCTTTTGCTTTCGCTATGGGAATAACCTCCGGTTATCCCATGGGTGCTGTAGTGACTACTGGATTATATGAGCAAGGTCTGCTTACAAAAAATCAGGCTGAAAGGCTTTTGGCTTTTACCAACAACTCCGGTCCATTATTTATTATAGGTGCGGTCGCAACTGGAATGCTTGGGAAAGCAGGATTAGGCATATACCTGCTAGTTTGCCATGTTGCAGCATCACTTACCGTGGGTATAATTCTCAGATTTTTCAGGGACAGGGATGATCCCGGTAATAAGTCCGGCTCAAAAATAATAAAAAAATTTAAGAGAGAATTGTTTTCCACTGGGAAATCCAGAACAAATATAGGTATATTATTTGGTGATGCGGTTAAAAACTCAATTATGACCCTGTTTACCATTGGAGGATTCATAATTCTTTTTTCAGTAATTATTAACTTGCTGATAGAAACAGGATTTATAGAAAAAATTTCTGTAATAATATCAACGTTACTAAAACCACTCAAAATTGATACCAGTTCTATAATTCCGGTTATCAGCGGTTTTTTTGAAATTACTACAGGAGTTAATACAGCCAGTAAAACATTTTTTGGAAACCTTGCCCAGCAACTTTCTGTTATAAGCTTTATCATCGGATGGGCAGGACTTTCAGTGCATTTTCAGGTATTTAGCATTATCAGTAGAACTAATCTTTCATTAAAGCCTTATTTGTTCGGAAAGCTTCTCCATGGAATATTTTCAGCTACTTATGCCTGGGCTGGCATAAAAATTTTAGGATTTCCTGTTGAACAAATAAAAGAGGTATTTGGGCAGGAATACTCTGATGGTACAATCAACTGGTATTTAAGTATAATGTCATCCTGCAAATACCTTTTTATTACTTTAGCGGTTATTGGGACCATAATTATATTGTCTTGCCTGTTTAAGCCGGCCTATCCCAGAACAAAGCTAAAGAGCAGGGTATAGAACTGACTTATTTTAATTCTTGCCTGTTCATCCTTATCACGTTCAGTGCATCATTAAGTATCTTTTCTACATTATTAAGCATTTCATCAGCATATTCTTTGGTACCCAGCCTGATTTCCCTTGCACCTTTCTGTGCATTGGCAATAATCTCTTCAGCTTGCTCATATGCTTTTCTGGTAATTTCATGTTCATCAACAAGGGCAGCCAGTTTTTCTTCAGCCTGCTTCTGATATTCACTTGCTTCTTTCTGTGCTTCCAACAGAATTCTCTGTCTTTCTTCTGTTATCCATTTTGCCTGTTTGATGTCGTCAGGAAGTTTAAGCCTGATTTCTTTAATTATCTCTAACAATTCTTCCTTGTCTACAAGAGATTTGCCTGAGAATGGCAGGGTTATACTCCTTTCAACAACATCCTCCAATGTTTCAAGAATTGATAATATTTCCATTGCTTTCCCTCCCCGTTTTCATCACACAGAATAAACGCCGTCATATTCATATTATTTTGTAAATTTTTCCATTACCATATCTATAATACAATCCGGAACCAGTCCTTCAATATTGCCTCCTAATCTGGCCAGTTCCCTGACTGCACTTGAGCTTAAAAATGAGTAATTTATATTGGTCATCATAAACATGGTCTCAATATTAGAATCTAAACTCTTGTTCAGTAGAGCCATCTGGAATTCATACTCAAAATCAGACACAGCTCTTAAACCTTTAATAATTACACTGGCTCCCTTCATTCTTGCAAAATCTATCAGGAGACCTGAAAAGCTATCCACTTCAATGTTTTTTCTTCCTTCAAATACTTTATTTATTAATTTTAGCCTTTCATCCAAAGTAAACACAGGTACTTTGCTTTTATTGACAAGTACAGCCACTATAACCTTGTCAAACATTTTGGCTGCTCTTTCAATTATATCAACATGTCCATTTGTTATGGGATCAAAACTCCCAGGGCATACACAGATTTTCAACTTCATTACCGTCCTGTTCTGTAAAATGTTATAGCCGTATCTCCATATTTTCTGCTATCTTTAATACTTAAGCAATTTATTTCTTCTGGCAATTTGTGCCGACTATCATGCTCAGCCACAATTATGCCATCTTCATTTAAAATACCGCTTTTTGTAATTTCAGCAATAGTATCCTCCAGGACACCGGATTGATAAGGAGGATCCAAAAATATTATGTCAAATTTCCTGTTTTTATCTTTCAGTTTTTTAATTACACTTAAAGCTTGTCCGGTAATTACCTCACCTTTAGTTTCAAGCTTTGTGTGTTTCAGGTTTTCCATGATTATCCTTGAACACTCACGGTCTTTGTCAACAAAC
Proteins encoded in this window:
- the coaD gene encoding pantetheine-phosphate adenylyltransferase, producing the protein MKICVCPGSFDPITNGHVDIIERAAKMFDKVIVAVLVNKSKVPVFTLDERLKLINKVFEGRKNIEVDSFSGLLIDFARMKGASVIIKGLRAVSDFEYEFQMALLNKSLDSNIETMFMMTNINYSFLSSSAVRELARLGGNIEGLVPDCIIDMVMEKFTK
- a CDS encoding branched-chain amino acid aminotransferase, which gives rise to MSLKISIQKTSSPKEKPDQNKLGFGKYFTDHMFIMDYTEGKGWHDARIVPYGPLEVNPAISVIHYGQAIFEGLKAYRTKEGKILLFRPWENMKRMNASADRLCMPQIDVDGAVEAIKTLVNIDKDWIPTAEGTSLYIRPFMFSTDPYLGVKPSLTYKFVIILSPVGAYYPQGINPVSIYVENEYVRAVRGGTGAAKAGGNYAASLKAQAIAEKKGYIQVLWLDGVERKYVEEVGSMNVFFKIDGEVVTPALQGSILPGITRASCIELLKSFGIKVTERKISAQELFDAHAEGKLEEAFGTGTAAVISPIGELNWNNNKIIINDGKIGQISKKLYDTLTGIQYGVLEDKFNWTVEV
- a CDS encoding sporulation integral membrane protein YlbJ, which codes for MALKVKKPIWVLYLDQLLLPLICILFILLLMSFSKTAVVSASEGLSLWINIVFPSLFPFFVASYVLNSTGFMKAAGVLFEPIMWPLFKIPGCGSFAFAMGITSGYPMGAVVTTGLYEQGLLTKNQAERLLAFTNNSGPLFIIGAVATGMLGKAGLGIYLLVCHVAASLTVGIILRFFRDRDDPGNKSGSKIIKKFKRELFSTGKSRTNIGILFGDAVKNSIMTLFTIGGFIILFSVIINLLIETGFIEKISVIISTLLKPLKIDTSSIIPVISGFFEITTGVNTASKTFFGNLAQQLSVISFIIGWAGLSVHFQVFSIISRTNLSLKPYLFGKLLHGIFSATYAWAGIKILGFPVEQIKEVFGQEYSDGTINWYLSIMSSCKYLFITLAVIGTIIILSCLFKPAYPRTKLKSRV
- the rsmD gene encoding 16S rRNA (guanine(966)-N(2))-methyltransferase RsmD, which translates into the protein MYILRVISGTAKGHKLITPKGTSTRPTSDKIKGSIFNILSASVIDSDILDLYAGTGNLGIEALSRGARFAVFVDKDRECSRIIMENLKHTKLETKGEVITGQALSVIKKLKDKNRKFDIIFLDPPYQSGVLEDTIAEITKSGILNEDGIIVAEHDSRHKLPEEINCLSIKDSRKYGDTAITFYRTGR
- a CDS encoding ATPase encodes the protein MEILSILETLEDVVERSITLPFSGKSLVDKEELLEIIKEIRLKLPDDIKQAKWITEERQRILLEAQKEASEYQKQAEEKLAALVDEHEITRKAYEQAEEIIANAQKGAREIRLGTKEYADEMLNNVEKILNDALNVIRMNRQELK